From the Pomacea canaliculata isolate SZHN2017 linkage group LG14, ASM307304v1, whole genome shotgun sequence genome, one window contains:
- the LOC112554776 gene encoding uncharacterized protein LOC112554776: MRDLYDSVVLHKAVGNVRNIKTVSRDSPRPSYTFLKACDPTGCNILSDMAVHDVDMIVWLTQGQEPEFIYVITHSHDAELAEAGVADSITVLLKYKSGVIAAIDSCRETTYGYDIRVEVFGSDGMVTVENPRETTSVKDSVAGGSVRRLYHSFPERFEKAFQLQLQHFVNCMAGSEKPIVTMNQAVLTASIIEKGLQSFGKKAPVYF; encoded by the exons ATGCGGGACCTTTACGACTCAGTGGTGCTGCACAAAGCCGTAGGCAACGTCCGTAACATCAAgaccgtgtcacgtgactcgccCAGACCCTCCTACACTTTCCTGAAGGCCTGTG ATCCCACGGGCTGCAACATCCTCTCCGACATGGCTGTTCACGACGTCGACATGATCGTGTGGTTAACCCAGGGTCAGGAGCCAGAGTTCATCTACGTCATCACCCACTCCCATGACGCAGAGCTGGCCGAGGCCGGTGTCGCTGATTCCATCACAGTGCTGCTCAAGTACAAGTCGGGCGTCATCGCCGCCATCGACAGCTGCCGAGAAACCACTTATGGCTACGACATCAGGGTGGAG GTGTTCGGGTCTGACGGCATGGTGACGGTGGAGAATCCTAGAGAAACAACTTCCGTCAAGGACAGCGTGGCTGGAGGGAGCGTCCGGCGGCTGTACCACTCCTTCCCGGAGCGTTTCGAAAAGGCCTTCCAGCTTCAGCTGCAGCACTTTGTCAACTGCATGGCAG GTAGTGAGAAACCAATAGTCACGATGAACCAAGCAGTGTTGACAGCCAGTATTATCGAAAAAGGCCTGCAGTCGTTCGGCAAGAAAGCCCCCGTCTACTTCTAG